The proteins below come from a single Pseudarthrobacter sp. SSS035 genomic window:
- the acnA gene encoding aconitate hydratase AcnA produces MSTVDSFGSKGKLNVAGTEYEIFRLNSVEGAENLPFSLKVLLENLLRTEDGANITADHVRALAGWDPNAQPDTEIQFTPARVIMQDFTGVPCVVDLATMREAVKELGGDPKRVNPLAPAEMVIDHSVQIDAFGNSGALERNMEIEYQRNGERYQFLRWGQTAFDDFKVVPPGTGIVHQVNIEYLARTVMTREIDGVLRAYPDTCVGTDSHTTMVNGLGVLGWGVGGIEAEAAMLGQPVSMLIPRVVGFKLTGSIPAGATATDVVLTITEQLRKHGVVGKFVEFYGEGVAAVPLANRATIGNMSPEFGSTAAMFPIDDVTLDYLRLTGRSDENVALVESYAKEQGLWHDASREIKFSEYLELDLSTVVPSISGPKRPQDRIELTDAKEQFRKDIHNYVAIEDGSVDESLDESFPASDAPSFTHADSHTTETSRVVSAANGAHGRPSNPVHIKTEDGREFELDHGAVSIASITSCTNTSNPSVMLAAALLARNAVDKGLTSKPWVKTSVAPGSKVVTDYYNKSGLTPYLEKLGFYIVGYGCATCIGNSGPLDAEISEAIQANDLSVTAVLSGNRNFEGRINPDVKMNYLASPPLVIAYALAGSMDFDFDTDSLGTDSEGNEVFLKDIWPNPVEVQQVIDSSIDKDMFARGYEGVFDGDARWKALDTPAGDTFAWDPNSTYVRKPPYFDGIKAQPEPVQDISGARVLLKLGDSVTTDHISPAGSFKSDTPAGQYLLANGVERKDFNSYGSRRGNHEVMIRGTFANIRIKNQILDGVEGGFTRDFTQADGPQAYVYDAAQNYQAAGTPLVVLAGKEYGSGSSRDWAAKGTALLGVKAVVAESYERIHRSNLIGMGVLPLQFPAGESAATLGLTGTETFSVEGVIALNEGTTPKTLKVTATAEDGSAKSFDAVLRIDTPGEADYYRNGGILQYVLRQISAN; encoded by the coding sequence CCTGCCCGCGTGATCATGCAGGACTTCACCGGCGTCCCCTGTGTGGTGGACCTGGCGACAATGCGTGAAGCGGTCAAGGAACTCGGCGGCGACCCCAAGCGGGTCAACCCCCTCGCTCCTGCGGAAATGGTCATTGACCACTCCGTGCAGATCGACGCTTTCGGCAACTCCGGCGCACTGGAGCGCAACATGGAGATCGAATACCAGCGCAACGGCGAGCGTTACCAGTTCCTGCGCTGGGGCCAGACCGCATTCGATGACTTCAAGGTTGTTCCCCCGGGAACCGGCATTGTGCACCAGGTCAACATCGAATACCTGGCCCGCACCGTCATGACCCGCGAAATCGACGGCGTCCTCCGGGCCTACCCGGACACCTGCGTCGGCACCGACTCGCACACCACCATGGTCAACGGCCTGGGTGTCCTGGGCTGGGGCGTTGGCGGCATCGAAGCCGAAGCGGCCATGCTGGGACAGCCTGTCTCGATGCTCATCCCGCGTGTTGTTGGCTTCAAGCTGACCGGGTCCATTCCGGCCGGCGCCACCGCCACGGACGTGGTGCTGACCATCACCGAGCAGCTGCGCAAGCACGGTGTTGTGGGCAAGTTCGTGGAATTCTACGGCGAAGGTGTTGCGGCAGTGCCGCTGGCCAACCGCGCCACCATCGGCAACATGAGCCCGGAATTCGGCTCCACCGCCGCAATGTTCCCCATCGACGACGTCACATTGGACTACCTGCGCCTCACCGGGCGCTCGGACGAAAATGTGGCACTCGTGGAGTCCTACGCTAAGGAGCAGGGCCTCTGGCACGATGCTTCCCGCGAGATCAAGTTCTCCGAGTACCTCGAGCTGGACCTGTCCACGGTTGTTCCCTCCATCTCCGGCCCCAAGCGTCCCCAGGACCGCATTGAGCTGACGGATGCCAAGGAACAGTTCCGCAAGGACATCCACAACTACGTCGCCATCGAAGACGGCAGCGTGGACGAGTCCCTGGACGAATCCTTCCCCGCATCGGACGCGCCGTCGTTCACGCACGCCGACTCGCACACCACCGAGACCAGCCGTGTTGTCTCCGCAGCGAACGGCGCCCACGGGCGTCCCTCCAACCCGGTGCACATCAAGACTGAAGACGGCCGCGAATTCGAACTGGACCACGGAGCGGTATCCATCGCCTCGATCACGTCCTGCACGAACACGTCCAACCCCTCGGTGATGCTGGCCGCAGCCCTGCTGGCCCGCAACGCCGTCGACAAGGGCCTGACCTCGAAGCCGTGGGTCAAGACCTCCGTGGCTCCCGGGTCCAAGGTTGTCACCGACTACTACAACAAGTCGGGCCTCACCCCGTACCTGGAGAAGCTCGGCTTCTACATCGTGGGCTACGGCTGCGCGACGTGCATCGGCAACTCCGGCCCGCTGGACGCCGAAATCTCCGAGGCCATCCAGGCCAACGACCTCTCCGTCACAGCGGTGCTTTCCGGTAACCGCAACTTCGAAGGCCGGATCAACCCGGACGTGAAGATGAACTACCTGGCCTCCCCGCCGCTGGTCATCGCTTACGCCCTGGCCGGTTCCATGGACTTCGACTTCGATACCGATTCCCTGGGCACCGACTCCGAAGGCAACGAGGTCTTCCTGAAGGACATCTGGCCCAACCCGGTCGAGGTCCAGCAGGTTATCGATTCCTCGATCGACAAGGACATGTTCGCCCGCGGCTACGAAGGCGTCTTTGACGGCGACGCGCGCTGGAAGGCGCTCGACACCCCGGCCGGCGACACCTTCGCCTGGGATCCGAACTCCACCTACGTCCGGAAGCCCCCGTACTTCGATGGCATCAAGGCGCAGCCGGAACCCGTCCAGGACATCTCCGGCGCCCGCGTGCTGCTGAAGCTGGGCGATTCGGTCACCACCGACCACATCTCCCCGGCCGGTTCCTTCAAGTCGGACACCCCCGCCGGCCAGTACCTGCTGGCCAACGGTGTGGAGCGCAAGGACTTCAACTCCTACGGCTCACGCCGTGGCAACCACGAAGTCATGATCCGCGGCACGTTCGCGAACATCCGCATCAAGAACCAGATCCTGGACGGCGTCGAAGGTGGCTTCACCCGCGACTTCACCCAGGCTGACGGCCCGCAGGCATATGTCTACGACGCCGCGCAGAACTACCAGGCAGCCGGCACCCCGCTGGTGGTCCTGGCGGGCAAGGAATACGGTTCCGGATCCTCGCGTGACTGGGCAGCGAAGGGCACCGCCCTGCTGGGCGTCAAGGCCGTCGTCGCCGAGAGCTACGAGCGTATCCACCGCTCCAACCTGATCGGCATGGGCGTCCTGCCCCTGCAGTTCCCGGCTGGAGAGTCCGCAGCCACCCTGGGCCTGACCGGCACGGAAACCTTCTCGGTTGAGGGCGTCATTGCCCTGAACGAAGGGACCACGCCCAAGACCCTCAAGGTCACCGCCACCGCAGAAGACGGCTCCGCCAAGTCCTTCGATGCAGTACTCCGCATCGATACCCCGGGCGAAGCCGACTACTACCGCAACGGCGGCATCCTGCAGTACGTCCTGCGCCAGATCTCGGCCAACTAG
- the dxs gene encoding 1-deoxy-D-xylulose-5-phosphate synthase, whose product MGILDTIRNPQDLNQLSQGQLEELAAEVRSFLITNVSQTGGHLGPNLGVVELTLAVHRIFDSPRDSIVFDTGHQSYVHKLLTGRQDFSTLRQQGGMSGYPSRAESEHDIVESSHASSSLSWADGISRARQLTGESDRYTVAVVGDGALTGGMAWEAINNIAADKRRRVVIVVNDNGRSYAPTVGGFADYLASLRPTIDSFRAAPAYEGTLDWWKKKLQSSGPVGQFTYKSLHAMKKGIKDWWAPQGMFEDLGMKYIGPVDGHNLQAMEHALSTARNYAGPVIVHAMTEKGHGYAPARAHEADQFHAVGIIDPETGEPTGVSGAQSWTSVFADEIAKIADERPDIVGITGAMLIPVGLHKFAAKHPDRVIDVGIAEQHALTSAAGMAFGGLHPVVAVYATFLNRAFDQLLMDVALHKAGVTIVLDRAGVTGPDGASHHGMWDMAMVQIVPGLHLAAPRDASRLREELREAVAINDAPTVVRFSKGTVGSEVEAIERLGDGVDVLARRPAGSTENDVLIVSVGAMSELALDVSNRLGAQGISTTVVDPRWVLPVRRSIIALASHHRLVICIEDGVRAGGVGSRIRQEMRAAGVDTALNEVGLPAEFLDHGTRSQVLERVGLTAQQITHDVVAQVLGTKVPFARPLPGQEHPTTGSLPIL is encoded by the coding sequence TTGGGAATCTTGGACACCATCCGGAATCCGCAGGACCTGAACCAGCTGTCTCAAGGGCAGCTCGAAGAGCTGGCCGCTGAGGTCAGGAGTTTCCTGATCACCAACGTCTCCCAGACAGGTGGACACCTCGGACCGAACCTCGGCGTTGTGGAACTGACCCTGGCCGTGCACCGCATCTTCGATTCGCCCCGGGACAGCATTGTGTTCGACACGGGCCACCAGTCCTATGTGCACAAGCTCCTCACCGGCCGCCAGGACTTCAGTACCCTGCGCCAGCAGGGCGGCATGTCCGGCTACCCGTCCCGCGCCGAGTCCGAGCATGACATTGTGGAAAGCTCGCATGCTTCCTCCTCCCTGTCCTGGGCGGACGGCATATCCCGTGCCAGGCAGCTCACCGGCGAGTCGGACCGCTACACCGTCGCGGTTGTGGGCGACGGGGCGCTGACCGGCGGCATGGCCTGGGAAGCCATCAACAACATTGCGGCGGACAAGCGCCGCCGCGTGGTGATCGTGGTCAACGACAACGGCCGCTCGTATGCCCCGACGGTGGGCGGCTTCGCGGACTACCTCGCCTCACTGCGCCCCACCATCGACTCGTTCCGCGCCGCCCCTGCCTATGAGGGCACGCTGGACTGGTGGAAGAAGAAGCTCCAGAGCAGCGGCCCCGTAGGCCAGTTCACCTACAAGAGCCTGCATGCCATGAAAAAGGGCATCAAGGACTGGTGGGCGCCGCAGGGGATGTTCGAAGACCTCGGCATGAAGTACATCGGCCCGGTAGACGGCCACAACCTGCAGGCCATGGAGCACGCCCTGTCCACGGCCAGGAACTACGCCGGCCCGGTGATTGTCCACGCCATGACCGAAAAGGGCCACGGCTACGCCCCGGCCCGGGCCCATGAAGCGGACCAGTTCCACGCCGTCGGCATTATCGATCCGGAGACGGGTGAGCCGACGGGAGTTTCCGGGGCACAGTCCTGGACGTCTGTTTTTGCTGACGAGATCGCGAAGATCGCCGACGAACGCCCCGACATTGTGGGCATCACCGGGGCCATGCTCATTCCCGTGGGCCTGCACAAGTTTGCGGCCAAGCACCCGGACCGCGTGATCGATGTCGGCATCGCCGAGCAGCATGCGCTGACGTCCGCCGCCGGCATGGCTTTCGGCGGGCTCCACCCCGTGGTGGCCGTGTATGCCACCTTCCTGAACCGTGCCTTTGACCAGCTCCTCATGGACGTGGCATTGCACAAAGCCGGCGTCACCATCGTCCTGGACCGGGCCGGTGTCACCGGCCCGGACGGGGCCAGCCATCACGGCATGTGGGACATGGCAATGGTCCAGATCGTTCCCGGACTCCACCTGGCCGCGCCGCGCGACGCCTCCCGGCTGCGGGAAGAGCTGCGCGAGGCCGTGGCCATCAACGACGCCCCCACGGTGGTGCGTTTCTCCAAGGGCACCGTGGGCTCCGAAGTGGAAGCCATCGAACGCCTGGGCGACGGTGTTGACGTGCTGGCCCGCCGGCCGGCCGGCTCCACCGAAAACGACGTCCTGATCGTCAGTGTCGGAGCGATGTCCGAACTGGCCCTGGACGTGTCCAACCGCCTGGGCGCCCAAGGCATCAGCACCACCGTGGTGGACCCGCGCTGGGTGTTGCCGGTGCGGCGTTCCATCATTGCGCTGGCCTCCCACCACCGGCTGGTCATCTGCATCGAGGACGGTGTCAGGGCAGGCGGCGTCGGATCGCGGATCCGGCAGGAAATGCGCGCCGCCGGCGTGGACACCGCCCTGAACGAGGTGGGGCTCCCTGCGGAGTTCCTGGACCACGGCACACGCAGCCAGGTGCTGGAGCGCGTGGGGCTGACGGCCCAGCAGATCACGCACGACGTCGTCGCCCAGGTTCTGGGCACAAAGGTCCCCTTCGCGCGCCCCCTGCCAGGCCAGGAACACCCCACCACCGGCAGCCTGCCGATCCTGTGA